A stretch of Chryseobacterium viscerum DNA encodes these proteins:
- a CDS encoding murein L,D-transpeptidase catalytic domain family protein, with product MKGFYSVLGLVYMVTTSFYISPRVAAKSENVKTTKTEKVAETKSEKGATTVSSSEALYQSIAFDPEHELNYEVFSKALTGYENLKKAGLLTQDSHLLTICDFSMSSNTKRLWIIDLEDKKVLFNSLVAHGKNTGEEFATNFSNKESSLQSSLGFYITDATYQGDNGYSLKLLGMDKGFNDAAYRRAIVMHGADYVSDAFASMHKRIGRSWGCPAVPRELTQSIINTIKGKNCLFIYYPDQNYLSSSEWLKA from the coding sequence ATGAAAGGATTTTATAGCGTATTAGGCCTTGTTTACATGGTGACGACTTCATTCTACATTTCCCCAAGAGTAGCGGCGAAAAGTGAGAATGTAAAAACAACGAAAACTGAAAAAGTAGCTGAAACGAAATCTGAGAAGGGCGCAACTACCGTGTCTTCATCAGAAGCATTGTACCAATCTATTGCATTTGACCCGGAACATGAACTTAATTATGAAGTGTTCTCCAAAGCATTGACTGGCTATGAAAATTTAAAAAAAGCAGGATTGCTTACCCAAGACTCACATTTATTGACTATCTGCGATTTTTCTATGTCTTCCAACACAAAAAGACTTTGGATCATTGATCTGGAAGATAAAAAAGTTCTGTTCAACTCATTAGTGGCACACGGAAAAAATACCGGCGAAGAATTTGCGACGAATTTTTCAAACAAGGAAAGTTCGCTGCAGAGCAGTCTGGGATTTTATATCACGGATGCAACATATCAGGGTGATAACGGATATTCTCTGAAGTTATTGGGAATGGATAAGGGCTTTAATGATGCTGCATACAGAAGAGCAATTGTAATGCATGGTGCGGATTATGTAAGTGATGCATTTGCTTCGATGCACAAAAGAATTGGAAGAAGCTGGGGATGCCCTGCCGTCCCAAGAGAACTGACGCAGTCTATAATCAATACGATTAAAGGAAAAAACTGTCTGTTCATCTATTATCCTGATCAGAATTATCTTTCTTCTTCAGAATGGTTGAAAGCGTAA
- the msrB gene encoding peptide-methionine (R)-S-oxide reductase MsrB has translation MKFTMKFLVSITLLFFLQACTQKYESIKTSSMENTEAKNNPYYSRTDTAKLNISNDEWRKILAPDLYAIAREAATERAFTGKYNEFDEIGEYYCAVCGNHLFRSTSKFSSSCGWPSFFEADKEGVYYVRDQSYGMDRVEVLCKRCDSHLGHVFDDGPKPTGLRYCMNSVSLEFVADTQK, from the coding sequence ATGAAATTTACGATGAAATTTTTAGTTTCAATCACCCTATTATTTTTTCTGCAGGCTTGTACGCAGAAATACGAATCTATTAAAACCTCCTCTATGGAAAATACAGAAGCAAAAAACAATCCATACTATTCCAGAACTGATACTGCAAAACTTAATATTTCCAATGATGAATGGAGAAAAATACTGGCTCCTGACTTGTATGCAATTGCCAGAGAAGCTGCAACAGAAAGAGCTTTTACCGGAAAATATAATGAATTTGATGAGATAGGAGAATATTATTGTGCGGTGTGCGGAAACCACTTGTTCCGCTCTACATCAAAATTTTCCAGCAGTTGCGGCTGGCCTAGTTTCTTTGAAGCTGATAAAGAAGGAGTCTATTATGTAAGAGATCAGTCTTATGGAATGGATCGTGTAGAGGTGCTTTGCAAAAGATGTGATTCCCATCTGGGACACGTTTTTGATGATGGTCCGAAACCTACAGGATTGAGATACTGTATGAATTCTGTAAGCCTGGAATTTGTAGCGGATACTCAAAAATAA
- a CDS encoding DUF445 domain-containing protein, translated as MNDEAKRKQLRKYKAFATGLFVLMAVIFIVTTILQKSNSSHWIGYVRAFAEAAMVGALADWFAVTALFRHPLGLPIPHTNLIENSKQRLGDNLGNFVVGNFLSPQNIRPYIQKLKVSNFVGEWLAKEKSQEILIKNLSDIVLDILNKLDDSTVSQFISKKVSEMTDDIKLNKVVGNGIGYILEKNDHQRIITNLSKQIKEYIIENDEMIQERVKKGSYSFIPSFVDNKIADKIADGLSDFFKEIEEDPQHEVRGLITQKIHEFSVDLKEDPKWDEEFKTIKNGLLKNDKLDEYSNDIWVSIKNTLMKELQEEHSALKNYLSKNLNEFAQNLKTDENLQNKIDHWVRVTAYKYILKNTHQFGSLISTTVGNWQGKELSEKLELEVGKDLQFIRVNGTLVGGLVGLIIYTIAHFFL; from the coding sequence ATGAATGACGAAGCAAAAAGAAAACAACTGAGAAAATATAAAGCATTTGCCACAGGATTATTTGTTCTGATGGCCGTTATTTTCATTGTTACCACTATTTTACAGAAGTCTAACAGCTCTCATTGGATCGGTTATGTTCGGGCCTTTGCTGAAGCGGCGATGGTAGGTGCCCTTGCAGACTGGTTTGCTGTAACAGCATTATTCCGTCATCCGCTCGGGCTTCCAATTCCCCATACCAATCTTATTGAAAACAGTAAACAAAGACTGGGAGACAACCTTGGAAATTTTGTAGTGGGTAATTTTCTTTCTCCTCAAAATATACGTCCTTACATCCAGAAGCTGAAAGTTTCCAATTTTGTAGGAGAATGGCTGGCAAAAGAAAAGAGTCAGGAAATTTTGATTAAAAACCTTTCAGATATTGTACTTGATATTCTTAATAAACTGGATGATTCCACAGTAAGCCAGTTTATCAGCAAAAAGGTGTCTGAAATGACGGATGATATTAAACTTAATAAAGTAGTTGGAAACGGGATAGGTTATATTCTGGAAAAAAATGATCATCAGAGAATCATCACCAACCTTTCAAAACAGATCAAGGAATATATTATTGAAAATGATGAAATGATCCAGGAACGAGTAAAGAAAGGCAGTTATTCATTCATTCCATCTTTTGTAGATAATAAAATTGCGGATAAAATTGCCGACGGACTTTCTGATTTTTTCAAAGAAATAGAAGAAGATCCTCAGCATGAAGTAAGAGGATTGATTACGCAGAAAATTCATGAATTCTCCGTTGATCTGAAAGAAGATCCGAAATGGGATGAAGAATTTAAAACCATCAAAAACGGACTTCTGAAAAATGACAAACTGGATGAATATTCCAATGACATCTGGGTTTCCATCAAAAACACATTGATGAAAGAACTCCAGGAAGAACATTCCGCTTTGAAAAATTACCTTTCTAAAAACCTGAATGAGTTTGCACAAAACTTAAAGACAGATGAAAACCTTCAGAACAAAATTGACCATTGGGTTCGGGTGACGGCTTATAAATATATCCTGAAAAACACCCATCAATTCGGGAGCCTCATCAGTACTACCGTTGGGAACTGGCAGGGAAAAGAGCTCAGTGAAAAACTGGAGCTGGAAGTAGGAAAAGATCTTCAGTTTATCCGGGTCAACGGAACACTGGTCGGCGGTCTGGTAGGGCTTATTATCTACACCATCGCCCATTTCTTCCTCTAA
- a CDS encoding quinone-dependent dihydroorotate dehydrogenase, translated as MYKSLIRPILFKFDPEDVHHFTFSMLKNFGFITKLFFPKPVEDKRLEREVFGLKFKNPVGLAAGFDKNAVLFNELGDLGFGFVEIGTVTPRAQAGNPRKRLFRLIEDGGIINRMGFNNDGLEAAIEKLKSNKGKIIIGGNIGKNTDTSPENYTQDYLDCFEGLHPHVDYFVLNVSCPNVGSHAKLEDVEYLRELITEVKKINQSKSVQKPILLKIAPDLNNNQLDEIIELIAETKIDGIVVSNTSVNREGLKTSPEVLEQIGNGGLSGKPIRERSTKMIKYLSDKSNRAFPIIGVGGIHSAKDAMEKLDAGATLVQLYTGFIYEGPELINEINQELLKRASRLPR; from the coding sequence ATGTACAAATCGCTCATTCGTCCGATTCTTTTCAAATTTGATCCTGAAGATGTTCATCACTTTACATTTTCAATGCTTAAGAATTTTGGATTTATCACTAAATTATTTTTCCCAAAACCTGTTGAAGACAAACGTCTGGAAAGAGAAGTTTTCGGATTGAAATTTAAAAATCCTGTAGGACTGGCTGCCGGTTTCGATAAAAATGCAGTTTTGTTTAACGAATTGGGAGACTTAGGTTTCGGATTTGTAGAAATCGGGACGGTAACCCCAAGAGCTCAGGCTGGAAATCCCAGAAAAAGATTGTTCCGTTTGATAGAAGATGGCGGGATTATCAACAGAATGGGATTCAACAACGACGGTCTGGAAGCAGCTATTGAAAAACTGAAATCCAACAAAGGAAAAATAATCATCGGTGGAAACATCGGAAAAAATACAGATACAAGCCCGGAAAATTATACCCAGGATTATCTGGATTGTTTCGAAGGTCTTCATCCTCATGTAGATTACTTTGTACTGAATGTGAGCTGCCCGAATGTAGGAAGCCACGCCAAACTTGAAGATGTAGAATATCTGAGAGAGCTGATTACTGAAGTAAAGAAAATAAACCAATCAAAATCCGTACAGAAACCTATACTCCTGAAAATTGCACCGGATCTTAATAACAATCAATTAGATGAAATCATTGAACTGATTGCTGAAACAAAAATTGATGGTATTGTAGTTTCCAATACTTCAGTGAACAGAGAAGGTCTGAAAACCTCTCCGGAAGTTTTAGAACAGATCGGAAACGGAGGATTAAGCGGAAAACCAATCCGTGAAAGAAGTACAAAAATGATCAAATATCTTTCCGATAAAAGTAACAGAGCATTCCCGATCATTGGAGTAGGTGGAATACATTCTGCAAAAGATGCTATGGAGAAGCTAGATGCAGGAGCTACACTGGTTCAGCTGTATACAGGCTTTATTTATGAAGGTCCGGAACTGATCAACGAAATCAATCAGGAACTTCTGAAAAGAGCAAGCAGATTACCAAGATAA
- a CDS encoding pseudouridine synthase: protein MLEILYRDEHLIAINKPSGLLVHKSFYAGEADTYAIQELKKQIGQKVYPVHRLDRKTSGVLLFTLDKDTLRIMSEQFASREVEKKYLAILRGWAKEEETIDYDLVNENEVKQNAVTYYRRLQTSEIDLPFLKHQTSRYCLVEAIPETGRFHQLRKHFKHILHPILGCRKHGCNKQNKLWLQTFEISKMTLHAHQLIFNHPISNERITVNAAIDDEFKRVGDILKLDLSAYSSLKL, encoded by the coding sequence ATGTTAGAAATTCTTTACCGTGACGAGCATCTTATTGCCATCAACAAACCCAGCGGATTACTGGTTCATAAATCATTCTATGCGGGAGAAGCCGATACTTATGCTATTCAGGAATTGAAGAAACAGATTGGGCAAAAAGTATATCCCGTACACCGTTTAGACCGAAAAACTTCAGGGGTTTTGCTGTTTACTTTAGATAAAGATACCCTTAGAATCATGAGCGAACAATTTGCATCACGCGAAGTGGAGAAGAAATATCTGGCAATTCTTCGTGGCTGGGCAAAAGAAGAAGAAACAATTGACTATGATTTGGTTAATGAAAATGAAGTTAAACAAAATGCAGTTACCTACTATCGCCGTTTGCAGACTTCGGAAATAGATTTACCTTTTTTAAAACATCAGACTTCGAGATATTGTTTAGTGGAAGCTATTCCTGAAACGGGCAGATTTCACCAGTTGAGAAAACATTTTAAACATATCCTGCATCCTATTTTAGGCTGCAGAAAACACGGTTGTAATAAACAAAATAAATTGTGGCTTCAAACATTTGAGATCAGCAAAATGACGCTTCATGCACATCAATTGATTTTTAATCATCCTATTTCTAACGAAAGAATTACCGTAAATGCTGCTATAGATGATGAATTTAAAAGAGTAGGAGATATTCTGAAATTGGATCTGAGTGCATACTCTTCATTAAAACTTTAA
- a CDS encoding glycine--tRNA ligase has protein sequence MAKQEDVFKKVISHAKEYGFIFPSSEIYDGLSAVYDYGQNGAELKNNIKQYWWKAMVQLNENIVGIDSAILMHPTTWKASGHVDAFNDPLIDNKDSKKRFRADVLVEDYCAKIEDKENKEIEKAAKRFGDAFDKDQFVATNPKILEYRAKREAILSRLAKSLENEDLADVKALIEELEIADPDTGSKNWTEVRQFNLMFGTKLGASADSAMDLYLRPETAQGIFVNFLNVQKTSRHKLPFGIAQIGKAFRNEIVARQFIFRMREFEQMEMQFFVAPGTELEFYEQWKQKRLNWHRALGLGDDNYRFHDHEKLAHYANAAADIEFNFPFGFKELEGIHSRTDFDLKAHEEFSGRKLQFFDPERNENYVPYVVETSVGLDRLFLSIFSHCLKDEVLEDGSERTVLSLPPALAPIKAAILPLMKKDGLAEYAEKIFNDLKYDFNLFYEEKDAIGKRYRRQDAIGTPYCITIDHDSLTDHTVTIRDRDTMQQERVPVSELRRIIDEKTNFRNLLSKI, from the coding sequence ATGGCAAAGCAAGAAGATGTTTTCAAGAAAGTGATTTCTCACGCTAAAGAATATGGTTTTATTTTCCCATCAAGTGAGATCTATGATGGTTTATCCGCTGTTTATGATTATGGACAGAACGGGGCCGAACTTAAAAATAATATCAAACAATATTGGTGGAAAGCTATGGTACAGCTTAACGAGAATATTGTGGGTATTGATTCGGCAATTTTGATGCACCCAACAACATGGAAGGCATCAGGCCACGTAGACGCTTTCAATGATCCATTGATTGATAATAAAGATTCTAAGAAACGTTTCAGAGCAGACGTTTTGGTGGAAGACTATTGTGCTAAAATTGAAGATAAAGAGAACAAGGAAATCGAAAAAGCAGCAAAAAGATTCGGGGATGCTTTCGATAAGGATCAGTTTGTTGCTACGAATCCAAAAATTCTGGAATACAGAGCAAAAAGAGAGGCTATTCTTTCAAGACTGGCAAAATCTCTGGAAAATGAAGACCTTGCTGATGTAAAAGCTTTGATTGAAGAGCTTGAGATTGCAGATCCTGATACAGGTTCTAAAAACTGGACAGAGGTAAGACAGTTCAACCTGATGTTCGGAACAAAACTGGGGGCTTCTGCAGACAGTGCGATGGATCTTTATCTGAGACCTGAAACGGCTCAGGGAATCTTCGTTAACTTCCTGAATGTACAGAAAACTTCACGTCATAAGCTTCCTTTCGGTATTGCACAGATTGGTAAGGCATTTAGAAATGAGATTGTTGCAAGACAGTTTATCTTCAGAATGCGTGAATTTGAACAGATGGAAATGCAGTTCTTCGTTGCTCCGGGAACCGAACTTGAATTCTATGAGCAGTGGAAACAAAAACGTCTGAACTGGCACAGAGCTTTAGGTTTAGGAGATGATAACTACAGATTCCATGATCATGAGAAATTGGCTCACTACGCGAATGCTGCTGCTGATATTGAGTTTAACTTCCCATTCGGATTTAAAGAACTGGAAGGTATTCACTCAAGAACAGATTTCGACTTAAAGGCGCATGAAGAATTCTCAGGAAGAAAGCTTCAGTTCTTTGATCCAGAAAGAAACGAAAACTATGTTCCTTATGTAGTGGAAACTTCAGTAGGTTTAGACAGATTATTCCTTTCTATATTCTCTCACTGCTTAAAAGATGAAGTATTAGAAGACGGTTCAGAAAGAACGGTTTTATCTTTACCTCCGGCATTAGCGCCAATTAAAGCGGCTATTCTTCCATTGATGAAGAAAGACGGTCTGGCTGAGTATGCAGAAAAAATCTTCAATGATCTGAAATACGACTTCAACTTATTCTACGAGGAGAAGGATGCAATTGGAAAACGTTACAGAAGACAGGATGCTATCGGTACTCCATACTGTATCACTATTGATCACGACTCTCTTACGGATCATACGGTAACCATCAGAGACAGAGACACGATGCAGCAGGAAAGAGTTCCTGTTTCAGAGTTGAGAAGAATCATTGATGAGAAAACGAACTTCAGAAATTTACTTTCTAAAATATAG
- a CDS encoding M48 family metalloprotease yields the protein MTRKLIVLGCFLFSIMQTAQIYKPIDTADYIQRKAFLKNFEGNNEATVKRLKSQYSGKTGSELSKIYKEFGTDFQKQVKNKDFIFKSEFEISIQSVIQRLKKNNPTIPQDLKILIAKDNTPNAYCLADGTFVINMGLYSWLNNEEQIAAVISHELGHKIEEHSLKTFLKIIQQDKLDKIVVENIKSTTTSRSQSQNQKAFDIFKNTVYKKGVEKRQSEMQADSLGYVIFKNSDFKKTEFVNALQRLQDFDTISPRELKMETYKKLFNLPKQAFNEKWMKKEDFSLYNYNFYKEKLNKDSLASHPEVSRRIEMLKKTFTELKSPMAPEKPSDLFVTLKKTARMEILPNYFHSEDYGQGIYAAMQFLQDEEEEKYYKSWLGRCFSKIYEARKNYNLNRYLDRIEPKNQSESYQQFLNFMWNLSLDEIKNIADFYQTNETIAKAN from the coding sequence ATGACCAGAAAACTTATTGTATTGGGATGCTTCCTATTTTCAATCATGCAAACAGCCCAGATTTATAAACCGATAGATACCGCAGATTATATACAGAGAAAAGCATTTTTAAAGAATTTTGAAGGGAATAATGAAGCGACTGTAAAGAGGTTAAAATCTCAGTATTCCGGGAAAACGGGCTCTGAATTATCCAAAATCTATAAAGAATTCGGAACTGATTTTCAAAAGCAGGTGAAGAATAAGGATTTTATCTTTAAATCTGAATTTGAAATCAGCATACAGTCTGTGATCCAGCGTCTTAAAAAGAATAACCCTACAATCCCTCAGGACCTGAAAATTCTGATCGCAAAAGACAATACTCCCAATGCTTACTGCCTTGCTGACGGAACTTTTGTAATCAATATGGGGCTTTACAGCTGGCTCAATAATGAAGAGCAGATTGCAGCTGTGATTTCCCATGAATTGGGGCATAAAATAGAAGAACATTCCCTGAAGACCTTTTTAAAAATTATCCAACAGGATAAATTGGATAAAATTGTGGTTGAAAATATAAAATCAACCACTACAAGCCGCAGTCAGAGCCAGAATCAGAAAGCTTTCGATATCTTTAAAAATACAGTGTATAAAAAAGGTGTGGAAAAGAGGCAAAGCGAAATGCAGGCGGATTCTTTGGGATATGTTATTTTTAAAAACAGTGATTTTAAGAAAACAGAATTTGTAAATGCGCTTCAAAGACTGCAGGATTTTGATACTATTTCACCAAGAGAGCTGAAGATGGAAACGTATAAAAAGCTTTTTAACCTTCCAAAGCAGGCCTTTAATGAAAAATGGATGAAGAAGGAAGATTTTTCACTGTACAATTATAATTTTTACAAAGAAAAGCTGAACAAAGATTCCCTTGCATCACACCCGGAAGTGTCCAGAAGAATTGAAATGCTAAAAAAAACATTTACAGAACTTAAAAGCCCAATGGCTCCGGAAAAACCTTCGGATCTGTTTGTAACATTAAAGAAAACAGCAAGAATGGAAATTTTGCCCAACTATTTCCACTCGGAAGACTATGGACAGGGAATTTATGCAGCTATGCAGTTTCTGCAGGATGAAGAAGAAGAAAAATATTATAAAAGCTGGCTGGGAAGATGCTTTTCCAAAATATATGAAGCTAGAAAAAACTATAATCTGAACCGGTATCTGGATCGTATAGAACCCAAAAATCAGAGTGAAAGTTACCAGCAGTTTCTGAACTTTATGTGGAACTTAAGTCTGGATGAAATAAAAAATATTGCAGACTTTTACCAGACAAATGAAACTATAGCAAAAGCAAACTGA
- a CDS encoding serine hydrolase domain-containing protein, with protein sequence MRILKYMIGGAVAGAAAAYLLGYDYLFNGISKTYLKGKSSAHIDDGNLFPSNPIATEEPKLWEEDPDYNKKDLPKHLVENLKHSRTAAFVVIRNGKILHEQYWNGYNQLSQTNSFSMAKAVTVMLLGKALEEGIIPAIDEKLSDFYSEFKDKPFGNEVTLKNLAQMESGLDWDENYNNPFLPNAKAYYGKSLVKAVFSRKFKEEPGTRFEYQSGSTQLLGFALRKALNQPLASYLSKKFWIPLGMEQNAKWSTDDYGMEKTYCCIHSNARDFAKLGQLFLNDGKAGDQQILNADFIEQMRTPTEKSENIYGMGLWINHDNPIKHYYFLGLKGQYIIMVPEHNIVIVKTGSYSNNPKNDRGRPDQVKFFVNEIVQLFQ encoded by the coding sequence ATGAGAATACTAAAGTATATGATAGGCGGAGCTGTAGCCGGTGCGGCAGCGGCTTATCTTCTGGGATATGATTATTTATTTAATGGTATTTCCAAAACCTATCTTAAAGGAAAATCAAGTGCACATATTGATGACGGAAATCTTTTCCCAAGCAATCCTATTGCCACAGAAGAACCTAAACTCTGGGAAGAAGATCCGGATTATAACAAAAAAGATTTACCTAAACATTTAGTTGAAAACTTAAAACACTCCAGGACAGCAGCTTTTGTTGTAATACGGAATGGTAAAATTCTTCATGAGCAATATTGGAATGGTTATAATCAGCTTTCACAAACCAATTCTTTTTCGATGGCAAAAGCAGTGACTGTGATGCTGTTGGGAAAAGCTTTGGAAGAAGGTATTATTCCGGCTATTGATGAAAAGCTATCTGATTTTTATTCTGAATTTAAAGATAAGCCATTCGGAAATGAAGTAACTCTTAAAAACCTTGCCCAAATGGAATCCGGGCTGGACTGGGATGAAAATTACAATAATCCGTTTCTTCCCAATGCCAAAGCTTATTATGGAAAAAGCCTTGTAAAAGCTGTATTCTCAAGAAAATTTAAAGAAGAACCGGGAACAAGATTCGAATACCAGAGCGGTTCTACACAGCTTCTTGGTTTTGCCTTACGAAAGGCTCTGAATCAACCATTAGCGAGCTATTTATCAAAAAAATTCTGGATTCCTTTGGGAATGGAACAGAATGCTAAATGGAGTACGGATGATTATGGAATGGAAAAAACGTATTGCTGCATTCATTCCAATGCAAGAGATTTTGCTAAGCTGGGGCAGCTGTTTCTGAATGATGGAAAAGCCGGGGATCAACAGATTCTCAATGCTGACTTCATTGAACAAATGAGAACTCCTACTGAAAAGTCTGAAAACATTTATGGAATGGGACTGTGGATCAACCATGACAACCCTATCAAACATTATTATTTCCTGGGATTAAAGGGACAGTATATTATTATGGTTCCTGAACACAATATCGTTATTGTAAAAACCGGAAGCTACTCCAACAACCCTAAAAATGACAGAGGAAGACCTGATCAGGTGAAATTCTTTGTGAATGAAATTGTACAATTATTCCAATAA
- a CDS encoding YdeI/OmpD-associated family protein, translated as MDKHSIKVDEYIEKSPDFARPILNYLRETIHEVCPDAEEAIKWKFPTFMYKGKILCSITAFKQYCSLGFWLHQEMKTLKEIETTAERSSMFSLGKVTRIEDLPSKPQLKKAIKEAMELTEMGVTMKKAPPSKTEMEIPGYFQSALDAHPKALDIFEKASPSFRKEYIAWVIEAKTDATRNKRLEQSLEWIAEGKSRNWKYQKNKTQKHNEEKNYSLFLPYYFDFRILSVI; from the coding sequence ATGGATAAACACAGCATAAAAGTTGATGAATACATTGAAAAATCTCCGGATTTTGCAAGGCCTATCTTAAATTACCTCCGTGAAACGATTCACGAAGTCTGCCCTGATGCGGAAGAAGCGATCAAATGGAAATTTCCTACGTTCATGTATAAAGGAAAAATTCTTTGTTCCATTACGGCTTTCAAACAGTATTGCAGTCTTGGATTCTGGCTGCATCAGGAGATGAAAACATTAAAGGAAATAGAAACAACTGCTGAAAGAAGCTCAATGTTCAGCTTAGGAAAAGTAACAAGGATTGAAGATCTTCCGTCAAAACCTCAGCTAAAAAAAGCCATTAAAGAAGCAATGGAGCTTACGGAAATGGGAGTTACAATGAAGAAAGCTCCTCCCTCCAAAACAGAAATGGAAATCCCTGGTTATTTTCAGTCAGCTTTAGATGCTCATCCAAAGGCTCTCGATATTTTTGAAAAGGCTTCACCATCCTTCAGAAAAGAGTATATTGCATGGGTTATAGAAGCCAAAACAGATGCTACCAGAAATAAAAGATTGGAACAATCTTTGGAGTGGATAGCCGAAGGTAAAAGCCGTAACTGGAAATACCAAAAAAATAAAACACAAAAACACAATGAAGAAAAAAATTATTCTCTTTTTCTTCCTTATTATTTCGATTTCCGCATTCTCTCAGTCATTTGA
- a CDS encoding helix-turn-helix domain-containing protein codes for MKKKIILFFFLIISISAFSQSFDFEGQYKYARTLSSKNPDSSEIVLNRIIDSAQKRNLPEFLAKAYYLKSFNSYLKSDAEKSLDFADRALKISTQNDYTIGKALAYRMQGTQYAKIGLLKESSKSLHNALSEVKNNNTEEGHELKGMIFNSFLILLNQNQYKEKEFYSKSAIQEFQKLKNAARRNELLISAYTNMGYNLSEVKRFKEAKYYFVKALSLVRENNYYLRSTILNDIGFSFSKQNKPDSAVLYYQKALAIVDQYGFNEKKIEVTKNLEEAYTQLHDEPNTEKYKLENLKLKDSIAYNKAMAVNKTLSKKEECFDQQLNESHSISKRLIIACLALIIVLGIVIFNSIRLRKKHKEAVSKIYREGISPVVYEEDPQEISDDIQNKNTPTPTEIKISPEVEENILNGLKTFEESLEFNNKNISRYNLANTLNINTKYLSAVIKKHKKFNFNQYINHLRINYIVNQLKNEPQYRKYKINHLSEITGYSSHSAFSLEFKRITGLHPSAFIKTLDEIT; via the coding sequence ATGAAGAAAAAAATTATTCTCTTTTTCTTCCTTATTATTTCGATTTCCGCATTCTCTCAGTCATTTGATTTTGAGGGACAGTACAAGTATGCCCGTACTCTTTCATCCAAGAATCCGGACAGTTCGGAAATCGTTCTGAATAGGATTATAGATTCAGCACAGAAAAGAAATCTCCCTGAATTTCTTGCAAAAGCTTATTATTTGAAATCATTCAACAGCTATTTAAAATCTGATGCTGAGAAAAGTCTTGATTTTGCAGATAGAGCCCTTAAAATATCTACCCAAAACGATTATACTATCGGGAAAGCTCTGGCTTACAGGATGCAAGGTACCCAATATGCAAAGATCGGACTGCTTAAAGAATCTTCCAAGAGCCTTCACAACGCCCTATCTGAGGTAAAAAACAATAATACAGAGGAAGGACATGAGCTGAAGGGAATGATCTTTAATTCTTTTTTGATCCTTCTTAATCAGAATCAGTATAAAGAGAAAGAGTTTTACTCTAAAAGTGCCATTCAGGAATTTCAGAAGCTTAAAAATGCAGCCCGGCGAAATGAACTGCTGATCTCCGCTTATACCAATATGGGGTATAACTTATCAGAAGTAAAAAGATTTAAAGAGGCTAAATATTATTTTGTAAAAGCCCTTTCTTTGGTTAGAGAAAACAATTATTATCTGCGGTCTACTATACTGAATGATATCGGATTCTCTTTCTCAAAACAGAATAAGCCGGACAGTGCTGTGCTTTATTACCAGAAAGCATTAGCTATTGTAGATCAGTATGGTTTCAACGAAAAAAAGATTGAAGTCACCAAAAACCTTGAGGAAGCCTACACCCAGCTTCATGACGAACCCAATACGGAGAAATATAAACTTGAAAATCTTAAATTAAAAGACAGCATCGCCTATAACAAAGCAATGGCTGTGAACAAAACATTATCCAAAAAAGAGGAATGCTTTGATCAGCAGCTCAATGAAAGTCATTCCATTTCAAAAAGGCTTATTATAGCTTGTCTGGCTCTGATCATTGTTTTGGGGATTGTTATTTTTAACAGCATACGTCTCCGCAAAAAACATAAAGAAGCTGTTTCCAAAATTTACAGAGAAGGTATTTCTCCAGTGGTTTATGAAGAAGATCCTCAGGAAATTTCTGATGATATCCAAAATAAAAATACCCCTACTCCCACAGAAATAAAAATTTCACCTGAAGTAGAGGAAAATATTTTGAATGGATTAAAAACCTTTGAAGAAAGTCTTGAGTTTAATAACAAGAACATTTCACGTTATAATCTTGCAAACACTCTGAATATCAACACAAAATACCTTTCAGCGGTCATTAAAAAACACAAGAAATTCAATTTCAACCAATACATTAATCATCTGAGGATCAATTACATTGTCAACCAGTTGAAAAACGAACCACAATACAGAAAGTATAAGATCAACCATCTTTCTGAAATCACAGGATATTCATCCCACAGTGCTTTTTCTCTTGAGTTCAAAAGAATCACGGGCCTGCATCCGTCAGCATTTATCAAAACGCTGGATGAAATCACCTGA